In Candidatus Binataceae bacterium, one genomic interval encodes:
- a CDS encoding PDZ domain-containing protein, whose amino-acid sequence MATPSFGEVHALPVASSPAPANLVVAPAEEIAAPPTTQEIPAITSAAPPPAAPAPSPSQNAADGSSTGTGNGQFDLDSPDVQRYERAQAGYIDPQQQFGNAAAYTADGAFTSPIGVELEEGSCKLSNGQEAQGLMVLEVTKGSPAATAGLHGYKHAAHTALQGAFIAAALFPSPFAPIAMLALPVIELTHVGESYDMIIGVDGSRVTNYLDFTDRLHEARPGEIVYLSVLRDGKRSQMKVFLPPSADYTW is encoded by the coding sequence AGGTCCACGCGCTTCCGGTGGCGTCCTCTCCGGCGCCCGCGAACTTAGTCGTCGCGCCCGCCGAAGAGATCGCCGCGCCTCCTACCACCCAGGAGATTCCCGCGATAACTTCAGCTGCTCCGCCGCCCGCGGCTCCAGCTCCATCGCCGAGTCAGAACGCGGCGGATGGATCCTCCACCGGCACGGGCAACGGGCAATTCGACCTGGACAGCCCAGATGTCCAGCGCTACGAGCGCGCTCAGGCGGGGTACATCGATCCTCAGCAGCAATTCGGCAACGCGGCAGCGTACACTGCCGACGGCGCCTTCACTTCTCCCATTGGCGTCGAACTGGAGGAGGGCAGCTGTAAGCTGTCCAACGGGCAGGAGGCGCAAGGCCTCATGGTGCTCGAGGTGACAAAAGGGAGTCCCGCCGCCACCGCGGGATTACACGGATACAAGCACGCCGCGCATACCGCGCTGCAGGGAGCGTTTATCGCCGCGGCGTTGTTTCCTTCTCCCTTTGCACCGATTGCAATGCTGGCGCTGCCGGTGATCGAGCTAACGCATGTGGGCGAAAGCTACGACATGATCATTGGGGTCGATGGCTCGCGGGTCACCAACTACCTCGATTTCACAGACCGCCTCCACGAGGCCCGGCCGGGGGAGATCGTGTACTTGAGTGTTTTGCGCGACGGCAAGCGCTCCCAAATGAAGGTCTTTCTGCCGCCCAGCGCCGACTACACCTGGTAG